Below is a window of Bacteroidales bacterium DNA.
CATAATCAGTTCGCCAAGTTCAATAAAATCAGCTACCCTGCTCGCCTTTTCGAACTCAGGATTAAACTCGTTCAACTCACCCGGGATAAACAGATCATTCCAAAACTCTTTTTTTATGTCAGGGATCATTGACAAACCTTTTTTTAGTCTTTCTTCGTTCCTGCCCATGCCACAATGCTCCCACATCATCTTCCCGAATTTTTTATGAATAGAATCGACAGATTGCTTGCCTTTAATATTTTTCAGTTTATCAAGCTGCTCTTTTATATCATTTTCAGCCTGAACAAATTCCGGGGCATCGGTAGGGATTCGTTTTGTATGAATCTCTGCAGACAAATAGTTACCAATGGTATAAGGCAAAATAAAATACCCGTCGGCAAGGCCCTGCATAAGCGCTGAAGCTCCGAGCCTGTTAGCACCGTGGTCCGAAAAATTACATTCACCTATAGCATAAAGGCCGGGGATAGTAGTCATTAATTCATAATCAACCCACAAGCCACCCATAGTATAGTGAACAGCGGGGTAAATCATCATCGGTGTTTCGTAAGGGTTTTCGTTAATAATCTGTTCATACATCTGGAACAGGTTCCCATAACGCTCCTCAATTACGTTTTTACCAAGCCTGGCAATAGAATCCTTAAAATCGAGATAAACCGCCAATCCTGAATGACTAACCCCAAACCCCGCATCGCAACGTTCTTTGGCTGCTCGAGAAGCAACGTCACGTGGCACTAAATTTCCAAAGGCAGGGTACCTTCTTTCAAGATAATAATCGCGGTCTTCTTCAGAAATATCTCCAGGTTTTAGCTCTTTTTTACGAAGCTTTTCCACATCTTCTTTCTTCTTAGGCACCCAGATTCTTCCATCATTACGCAGACTTTCGCTCATCAGTGTTAGTTTCGACTGAAAATCGCCGTGGACGGGAATACAAGTTGGATGTATCTGGGTAAAACAGGCGTTGCTGAAAAAAGCGCCTTTTTTGTATGCACGCCATACCGGAGTAGCATTTGATCCCATAGCATTTGTGGAGAGGAAGTAAGCATTTCCATAACCCCCGGTAGCCAAAACCACGGCATGGCCGAAATATTTTTCGATTTCTCCGGTAACCAAATTCCTGACAATGATTCCTCGTGCTTTTCCTTCAACGAGCACCACGTCAAGCATATCACGGCGGTTAAAGAGTTCAACTTTACCTTTTTTTATCTGGCGGCTCAGAGCGCTGTATGCTCCCAAGAGTAATTGCTGGCCTGTCTGTCCCCGGGCATAAAATGTCCGCGACACTTGTGCTCCGCCAAACGAACGGTTATCCAGCAATCCACCATAGTCACGTGCAAAAGGAACCCCTTGGGCCACGCACTGATCGATAATGGCATTGCTTACTTCAGCCAGGCGATACACATTGGCTTCACGAGCCCTGTAATCTCCACCCTTTAAAGTATCGTAAAATAAACGGTACACACTATCTCCATCGTTCTGATAGTTTTTTGCGGCATTGATACCCCCCTGGGCAGCAATGCTGTGTGCCCGGCGAGGGCTGTCCTGATAACAAAATGCTTTCACATTGTAGCCAAGCTCACCCAGAGAAGCTGCAGCTGAAGCCCCGGCAAGGCCGGTACCCACTACAATTATATCCAGCTTACGCTTGTTTGATGGGTTGACAAGCTTACAGGTGGATTTGTAATTAGTCCATTTTTCGGCTAATGACCCTTCAGGTATTTTTGAATTTAATTTCATGGATGCGTGGTGGTTTTATTTTTATTTTATTGTTTACAATTTTTTATGTGTTTTAATAGTGCTTGAAACTCAATTATAAATAAACATAAAGTAAATCGGAATAATAGAAAACCCAACGGAAATAATCAATGCATAAGCAGTACTCACAACCTTAATGACTTTGTTATATTTATTATGGTTGAGGCCGAGAGTCTGAAAACCAGATAATATAGCATGGTTCAGGTGAAAACCGAGAAATATAAAAAAGGCTATATAAATAAACGAATATACTTTATTCTGAAATAGCAGGATTGCCATTTGATAAAAATCGTGTGTATCAACTCCTGCCGGAGGTTGTACCCAGCCCATCTTAATAAAAAAGAAATGCATGAAATGTAGAATCAGAAATATTAAAATGATGATTCCGGTATATATCATATATTTTGAAAAAAACTCTGTATGAGATTTGTTCACAACATGATAACGCACCGGGCGTGATGCCCAGTTTTTCAGGGTTACTATTACTCCTATCAAAATGTGTATAGCAAAGCCGCTAAAAAGTACATACTCAAAAATTTTAATTGCAATATTTGTTGTCATAAAATTAGATGCAACCTTAAACATCTCTCCGTTATCTCCGGCGATAAGAAGGAGGTTTATAGTAAGATGTACCAGCAGGAATAACGCCAAAAAAAGCCCGAAGGCTCCCATCACGATTTTTTTTGTAATCGAAGAATACGATAATAATTTGCTCATAATTTTCAGCTTTGAAAAAAATTAAAAAAAACTGTACCTTTATAAAAAATATTTTTCTTTGTATTTATATTTCACAAAGATAATTTTTGATATTACTTTTAGCAAATAAAATCTATCTTTTTTTTAACAACCGGTTAACAATATTTCAAAATGCGTTATAAACCTATAAAACAGGATTTTTTTATCAGCAACCGTCAAAAACTGCTGAAGAAATTAAAGCCCAATTCATTGGCAATAATACTCTCTAATGATGAGTATCATAGAAACGGAGACCAATTCCATCCCTACCGACAGAATTCCGATTTATTTTACCTCACAGGACTTGATCAGGAAAAGTGTATCCTCTGCCTCTGCCCCGGACATCCGGTGGAAGCGATGCGTGAAATTGTTTTTACCTTGCAAACCAACGAAACCATGGTAACCTGGTACGGGCATAAATATAATCTGGAACAAGCCAGAGAAGTTTCCGGGGTCAAAACAGTCAAATGGCTTGATAGTTTTGAAGATACACTCAAAGACCTCGTGCTTCGCTCTGAAAATATTTACATCAATGTTTATGAGAACGCCCGCTTCTCCACGGAAGTTATCTCTAACGAACTGCGCTTTGCAAAGCGAATGAAAAAAGAATATCCCCTGCATAATTTTGAACGGCTCA
It encodes the following:
- a CDS encoding succinate dehydrogenase cytochrome b subunit gives rise to the protein MSKLLSYSSITKKIVMGAFGLFLALFLLVHLTINLLLIAGDNGEMFKVASNFMTTNIAIKIFEYVLFSGFAIHILIGVIVTLKNWASRPVRYHVVNKSHTEFFSKYMIYTGIIILIFLILHFMHFFFIKMGWVQPPAGVDTHDFYQMAILLFQNKVYSFIYIAFFIFLGFHLNHAILSGFQTLGLNHNKYNKVIKVVSTAYALIISVGFSIIPIYFMFIYN
- a CDS encoding fumarate reductase/succinate dehydrogenase flavoprotein subunit; amino-acid sequence: MKLNSKIPEGSLAEKWTNYKSTCKLVNPSNKRKLDIIVVGTGLAGASAAASLGELGYNVKAFCYQDSPRRAHSIAAQGGINAAKNYQNDGDSVYRLFYDTLKGGDYRAREANVYRLAEVSNAIIDQCVAQGVPFARDYGGLLDNRSFGGAQVSRTFYARGQTGQQLLLGAYSALSRQIKKGKVELFNRRDMLDVVLVEGKARGIIVRNLVTGEIEKYFGHAVVLATGGYGNAYFLSTNAMGSNATPVWRAYKKGAFFSNACFTQIHPTCIPVHGDFQSKLTLMSESLRNDGRIWVPKKKEDVEKLRKKELKPGDISEEDRDYYLERRYPAFGNLVPRDVASRAAKERCDAGFGVSHSGLAVYLDFKDSIARLGKNVIEERYGNLFQMYEQIINENPYETPMMIYPAVHYTMGGLWVDYELMTTIPGLYAIGECNFSDHGANRLGASALMQGLADGYFILPYTIGNYLSAEIHTKRIPTDAPEFVQAENDIKEQLDKLKNIKGKQSVDSIHKKFGKMMWEHCGMGRNEERLKKGLSMIPDIKKEFWNDLFIPGELNEFNPEFEKASRVADFIELGELIMRDALQRRESCGGHFREEMQTEEGEAKRDDENFAFVSAWEYKGESVDPEMHKEELTFEVAKPSQRSYK